A DNA window from Lolium rigidum isolate FL_2022 unplaced genomic scaffold, APGP_CSIRO_Lrig_0.1 contig_46252_1, whole genome shotgun sequence contains the following coding sequences:
- the LOC124681549 gene encoding 60S ribosomal protein L35a-1-like, with protein MVQGRQGQRVRLYVRGTILGFKRSKSNQYESTSLLQIEGVNTKEDVSWYAGKRIAYVYKAKTKSDGTAVRCIWGKVTRPHGNSGVVRAQFRSNLPATSMGKKVRVLMYPSST; from the exons ATGGTGCAGGGACGCCAAGGCCAGCGCGTCAGGCTCTACGTGCGGGGCACCATCCTGGGCTTCAAGAG GTCCAAGTCGAACCAGTACGAGAGCACGTCGCTGCTCCAGATCGAGGGGGTGAACACCAAGGAGGACGTGTCGTGGTACGCCGGCAAGCGCATCGCCTACGTCTACAAGGCCAAGACCAAGAGCGACGGCACCGCCGTCCGGTGCATCTGGGGCAAGGTCACGCGCCCGCACGGCAACTCCGGCGTCGTGCGCGCGCAGTTCCGGTCCAACCTCCCGGCCACCTCCATG GGCAAGAAGGTCCGCGTCCTCATGTACCCCAGCAGCACCTAA